The Spinacia oleracea cultivar Varoflay chromosome 2, BTI_SOV_V1, whole genome shotgun sequence DNA segment GCGCATCAAAATATGGTTCCGtccctaaaaaaaattatcacatTTGATTTTTCACGGTTTTAAAAACACGAgttaaaacgtaaatatctcaTAAATTATTGCTAATGAATACGTACACGTACGgaaaatgaataatgaaagcaACTTTGACGTTCTATGTGGATACCAATGCAAATTACTCAAAAGTTGACGTACTTATACGGCTACTCCATACGGAGTAGAATAcagataattaattaagttattaCTTAAAACAACGAGAAAAAGTGTTAAAAGTTATTGTATGAATTATGAAAGAATGAATAACTGGGAAGGAAGCCAAGAAAAATAGCAAGGAAAAGAGCAGACAACACATTAAATTGATGCAGCTACTTGATCCATCATTCCTCTAAAACATACATTAGGACTTTCGAAGAGATTTAATTTGCATTCTATTTTCTCTTTATATATTCATGGCAAACAACCAATCAACTTTTAGTTTCCACATATTTTTCTTTAGCAATTACAACACCTATTAACTAAATCCGTAACAAGCTAATTAAGCTATATATCTTTAACTAACACTACCTCTACAATCATGGCGAAGATCGTCATAATCACATGCATGTCACTAGTATCACAAATTAAATCGTCCAATATTCGTTATGGTATGCAATTCTCTACATAACTTGGTCTTTCTAATGTATGGAGTCGGGTCCTGATCTTCTTTAAGAAAATACTATAAGAAGGGCCATTTTTTGAGGTATTACTTCCGTATTATTACTCTAACCTAAAAACTCTAAATCTAAGTATCATGTTCGCACTTTGTATTAGATTTGGTTGATAAATTATAATGAAATTCCATGTACgtctttaatttaatttaatttaattagcttGTTAATTTGACATCAATTAAGATTCATAAATTAAGGTCTTATAAAAATTGCAATTAACAATAATCTTTCACCAAAAGGTCTTATAAAAACAACCAAATTTTCTATCAATCATATATACTCCTATTCAATTATTTTAACAACTATgaatttgaattattaaatCTACTGCACCCAACAATTCTTTtcctgttttattttttttttaaaaaaaaaaaactaccacAAAAAATCAAGTCCTTTTCTCTCACACTACAAAAAGTTTCTGTCTGAAAACAACTAACCATTTGACAAAACCAACTAATTtcagaaacaaaaaaataataatcagaAAACAGTTTGAGTTTTCTGTGCTCAAATTATAGAGTGCAATCAAAAATGTGTCAGAAAAGAAAGAGTATAAGCCAGAAGAAGGGAGTTAAAACACAGAGAAACTAAAAAAATCAGAAAGAAATAAGGATTGAATATGAAATGCAAACAAACTGCAGGAATTAATTTGGAAGGAAAATAAGCATATATATGACCACATGATATAGGTCAGAAATCTTTTCATAAATTAGGGAATCAAAACTTTGTCCActtttataaataaaattcaatttttttttcaatataaGTCACCAAATCtagtaatttaaaaaaaaattaaaaaaataatagcaTCTTTTCCTAATAAAAACATAGGGTAGTTTAATTGCTGCATGCAGTATGTACATATCCTAataactactccgtattatttataGTTGACAATAATGTAATTATGGAACAGAAAATCTGAACCGAATTACAAACCCCCATGATAATATGATATCTTTCTCTTTCATTCCCTCGATCACTTTCTATAACGTaactacaacaacaaaaacaatcaCATGCAATACTTACACTTTGTTTTTAATGCTTCGGCCGGCTCTTTTCTCATCAAGGTCACATCTTTGCATGTCTTTTTCAACAATATATACTCAACCcatcatttattttcttttttgggggtaatgcatatatatgtacgctaaACAAAATAATACAGAGTATTATTGATATTTTACGTGTCAAAATTCTATAATAGTCACGTAACATACACGTTGATAATGTAACTTAACTTGAATTAGCTATTAATGTAATTCAAATATGAACGGAGTTGAGGAAGGTGAATGTTTTTTTACGCAAAGACGAAGATGTTATATTATATTAATCGTTAAAGATGTTTTTTTATGAGGAAGGTGAATGTTAACCAGCTACTTTCTTCCTCAGCTCCCTAGTTCTTCATCTATACATATATGCCCTAATAATCAACTACATCGTCTAAGCATCTAACTCCTTAACTTATTCAACTAGATTGTCCAGATAGGTAGGTCTTCGATGTATGTATGtaatataaatttataggtaaccaatgtatgtatgtatgtaatGCAAACTTGACACATAAACATAGTTCAAATAATGAATTTATGTTGATTTCCAGTAGCTTATCAATATGACTCGACCATGTAACTATATTACTTTAAAAAATAATCCATCATGTCAAATATCATTTTTAATTGTCAATTACAAGAATATATCAAAAATAATCCATCATGTCAAATATCATTTTTAATTGTCAATTACAAATATTAATATACGTAGTACTTCGTAAAAACAACCACTCACCTCCGACAAAGATTTTCAGATAATAATCTTAGTTGTAACAATAGCAACTCAGCTTTGACAAGCTTGTTaagatatactccctccgtcccttaatactcgcaccgctttccttttcgggtcgtcccttaatacttgcatcgcttctataaaaggaaatctttatcaatattatattatttctcacacttacctactaccccacctacacccctactccttacaaaaaatcatttaaaaatccacaccccacactcaccactccccaccccttacacatttctcactaactatattaaaaaaaaataccccactatcaactaacacccattaatttaataagtcaattcaaatgtcttaaactccgcaccggtcaaatcggtgcgagtattaagggacggagggagtacgaaGTATTCCGTATAAGTTTAATACTGATTGGAGGGATAACGGACGACCAAATGTCTAGTAAGAATGTAGGCTTTACATATCTAAATCTATACCTAATGGATAAAAACATTGCATGACTTTCAACTTTCAATATACAAAATGTGTAGAGTAGTAGTAGCTCTAATTTAATACACTCCGTATATGTAATGTGGAGTATTccgaatttgatttgatttaatttttGGTTAAAGTATAGAAGAATTTAAAGGGTCTTGTCATGAAATAAATGACATGGAAGATAGTGTAAGATTTACAAGTCCGGCAAGCTGACGGATAAGCTGGAAAAAGTTGCTGCCTCGAGTTCAAAACCCCATTGCAAAAAGCAGAACCTGAACTCCAAAGACTCACAGAAAGAAATTCAATTGAAACAAAAAGCTTACAATTTCCATAGATTTTGCACATATCCACATGCTTCCATAGACTAATTAACTATTCTACCATTGACAAAATTATTCAAATAAAACAAGCtaagattaattaattaattaaagggATTTGCCAGAGTTACTATTTCGTGCCCTCTATTGTAATTAGCTTGTCTAATCAATCTAATTAATCAACTAAGTTTGATTATTAAAGGATCGGAGTTACTATTTCACGCCCTCAATTTATATTGTACGGAGTAAGCAAGAAATGCAAGGAAATTGATCAAATAATTAACTAAAGTCGAATCAAATTTAAACAAACAAGAATGTCTTgatgaataattaattaacatgAGGATATGATGATAATCATCTCTCAACATAatccaataataataaaatctcaCATAAATTAAACTAACATAAAAATCCTTCTTTCTAATTTTTCCTCATCATGCATATCATCAAATGATATGATGGATTAGCTTAGCTAGTTAGGCCGGTAGGTAGGGAGAATGTGTGTAGGAATGGAATGGAATGGAAGTGTCGATATTCAAGATCTTGGGGGTGGAAAAAATTGCGTACCAGCCAGGAAAGCGTTGATAGGAGCTGGATAGATGGTAGAGGTACCCATGGGATCGAGCAAACTAGCTGTTGTAGCGTTATTAATACTACCACCACCAACGGTACCCATTAGGTCGGTGGTGGTAGTAGCCGCCGGTAACATGAGGCCGTGTTGTTGAGCCCTACCCTCAGACGAACTCTCACCACCATAGCGCGTTTCAGGTCCTTGATCATACAGGATACCCTTGAAGATATGTCCTCCTATGTTAACAGCTGTTTGATAAGCAAATTGTTCATCTGGATCATCCAATGCACTCACACGAACACATCGGAATACTGCTGGCGAGTTCAACTCCGATGGGAAATCACCCACTTCCAACCCTAGTACATTACAAAACATAATTCAATACCAAGTACGTACGGATCGGAGtatttatataatatatatataaggtagtgcatgattaaattaaattaaaattaagttgTATGTATTATTAAGTCTTACCCTTGAACAGTACGTGTGAGAAAGAGAGAGTAAAGCAAATTTAAATTGTTTGGGAGAGAGAGTACTATAGAAGTGGACTAGTTAACATGCAAATGATAATACTCTTCCTGTATCCATCCTATCCTAACATTAACATATGATAAGAATTTGTTAGTCTGTaattttcaagaaaaaacaaCAATTTCATCAATCATCTTTTTCAAAGAAAGAGTGGAATTGGGGTTAAGATCAAATCCATCAATCAAATAACTCAACCCCCCATCATTTTAATTTGTTTACCACTTTGTTGGTAATTTGTAAATTAAACAATACCATTTAcctcaaaataaaaaagatgGGAGAGCCAATTTGAGTGCTTAATTACCTGCCGcggtagtagtagtagtagtagtagtagtagcgGCATGAGCAAGGACACGAGAACTACTCCGGTTTTCTCGGGTCCTCTTTTCGCCTCCACTTCCAAACCCACCAGACGATCTCATCATTTGTTGagtctgttgttgttgttgttgttgctgctgctgttgtggtTGGAGGGAAGTTAACTGCTGTTGGCGTTCACGGCGCTTGGCGGCAGGAACCCAAGTACTCTTAACGTGAGTAGAACAATCAAAGCCTCTACTCTTACAACAAGTCCTACACCTAAGATGAACACAATCTTTTTTAGCTTGATTACCACAATCTTGACAATTCATACCCCCACTACCACTACCACTTCCAACTCCTAATTGCCTAAACCCTGATGATGATCTACCACTACCACTACCACTAGATAACaccgtattattattattgttattattattattactattattatcgTTGTTGTTAGGATACTCATCAAATCCAAAGATTCTCCTACTACTCGGGGCCGCAGACGACGGCCCTACCACCACAGACGGCTGTGATTCCCCTAGAAAAACATGTTGCTGATGCTGATGCtgatgatggtggtggtggtgatagTCTTGATGAAGGTGTAGCTTCGGAacatggtgatgatgatggacTTGCACGTATTGTTGCCATATCTCAAAACTACCTTTTGGGTAGATCTCCTCACTATTATTTCTAGAATAAACTACCAAACCcggattattattattgttactgGTATGAACCCacgaattttgaacttgattaTCAGAAGGAACTGAtgaagtattattattattattactattattattattattattattattattattattttgcggGTTTTGTGATCCGCTGCTCCCTGGTGTTCCTAGTGAGAAAAAAGCAGCCATTTTTTCATCAAATTCATTTCCAttacaaaaattttaaaaatcaacttaaaacaaattaaacaaaaaaaacttaAGAATTTTTTTCTAGGGTAACAAaattttcattttctctctcctcctctttTAGACAAAATTCAGGGTAATAAAAGCAAAAACTGCAAACGCCGCCATGACTAAGGTGCAGTGCAACAACACTTACTGATGTTTTCTTTGTTGCCAGAACAGAATTCAATCTCAAAGACTACAACAGCAACATGGAAAACAGCCAgtcttattttctctctcctgattTAGTTTTTGGTTTTTGTGTTGCTCTGGTTTTTAAGTTTTTGGGTAGAAGAATTGTtgtttactttctctctcctcttttatcATAACACTACTTGGTCTTTACTGCCACTTCTCTACAGTTTATCTACCAGTGCCATGAATCTCGTCGTTGAAAGGTGGGATTTGAGGCGTTGGATGGTTTATCGGATGGTTGAACTAAGGCCACGTGGAAGGGGAATCAGCTTTTGGGTCTTATTTGTCCTTGTACCGAAAAACCCGCTCTACTTTTTCTGACCTGTGTGGAATTAAATTGGTTTTACTTGATTAATCACTAAGAAACGTTGAATTTTTTATGGATAATAAGGGTAGGTTCGGTATCAacttttatttttggttttcaGTTTTACTCAGTTTTATTTCATCAGTCCAAAATTgcattattttgatttttttgcgtTATTCATCCAACTCATTAGCCTTTCGTATGTTCATTAACGTTTAATTAACGTACATTGAAATttctcaattttttattttaaaaaaaaattacgtttatttataatattttcactt contains these protein-coding regions:
- the LOC110801413 gene encoding protein SHI RELATED SEQUENCE 1, which gives rise to MAAFFSLGTPGSSGSQNPQNNNNNNNNNNNSNNNNNTSSVPSDNQVQNSWVHTSNNNNNPGLVVYSRNNSEEIYPKGSFEIWQQYVQVHHHHHVPKLHLHQDYHHHHHHQHQHQQHVFLGESQPSVVVGPSSAAPSSRRIFGFDEYPNNNDNNSNNNNNNNNNTVLSSGSGSGRSSSGFRQLGVGSGSGSGGMNCQDCGNQAKKDCVHLRCRTCCKSRGFDCSTHVKSTWVPAAKRRERQQQLTSLQPQQQQQQQQQQQTQQMMRSSGGFGSGGEKRTRENRSSSRVLAHAATTTTTTTTTAAGLEVGDFPSELNSPAVFRCVRVSALDDPDEQFAYQTAVNIGGHIFKGILYDQGPETRYGGESSSEGRAQQHGLMLPAATTTTDLMGTVGGGSINNATTASLLDPMGTSTIYPAPINAFLAGTQFFPPPRS